A stretch of Hypomesus transpacificus isolate Combined female chromosome 7, fHypTra1, whole genome shotgun sequence DNA encodes these proteins:
- the LOC124469538 gene encoding potassium voltage-gated channel subfamily A member 1 has protein sequence MEIALVSFENGGAKGSGGNADEACRNALDHPQPPYVLTGLSEDYRKELNTLGSPKPSSWKINDMNNTFSCSENAMDALLRADHSPHLFDEGMLDMDIDNESNERVLINIAGLKYETQLGTLNQFPDTLLGDPGKRIKYFDPLRNEYFFDRNRPSFDGILYFYQSGGKIRRPVNVSIDVFADEIRFYQLGEEAMERFREDEGFIKEEEKPLPVNEFQKQVWLIFEYPESSSPARGIAIVSVLVITISIITFCLETLPEFRDERELMASLRPDNGTAHRPSLTFSDPFFIIETTCVIWFTFELIVRFFACPSKSEFSKTIMNIIDIMSIMPYFITVGTELAEQAQGPNHEPQTQGQGMSLAILRVIRLVRVFRIFKLSRHSKGLQILGQTLKASMRELGLLIFFLFIGVILFSSAVFFAEADEPESHFSSIPDAFWWAVVTMTTVGYGDMRPVTVGGKIVGSLCAIAGVLTIALPVPVIVSNFNYFYHRETDQDQSSLKDEPNSGHDSPELKRRGSKSSAKSTGDAENNDGSTVEKANIKANSSMDIKRSLYAFCLDTRETDL, from the coding sequence ATGGAGATAGCCTTGGTGAGTTTTGAGAACGGCGGCGCAAAGGGGAGCGGTGGCAATGCCGACGAAGCCTGCCGAAACGCGCTGGATCACCCTCAACCACCATATGTACTAACCGGACTCAGCGAGGACTACAGGAAAGAGCTGAACACCCTGGGGAGTCCAAAGCCAAGCTCGTGGAAAATCAACGACATGAACAACACTTTTAGTTGCAGCGAAAATGCCATGGATGCGCTCTTGCGCGCAGACCACAGTCCCCATCTGTTTGATGAGGGTATGCTGGACATGGACATCGACAATGAGAGCAACGAGAGAGTGCTCATCAACATTGCCGGTCTGAAGTATGAAACTCAACTGGGGACGCTAAATCAGTTTCCCGACACTTTGCTGGGAGACCCAGGAAAGAGAATCAAATACTTTGATCCACTCCGGAACGAGTACTTCTTCGACCGCAACCGGCCAAGCTTTGACGGGATTCTATATTTCTATCAGTCGGGAGGCAAGATTAGGAGGCCTGTCAATGTGTCTATTGACGTGTTCGCAGATGAGATTAGGTTTTATCAGTTGGGGGAGGAAGCCATGGAAAGGTTCCGGGAGGATGAGGGCTTtataaaagaggaagagaagcccTTGCCAGTAAATGAATTTCAAAAGCAGGTATGGCTCATATTTGAGTACCCAGAGAGCTCCAGTCCTGCCAGGGGCATCGCTATTGTCTCCGTGCTAGTAATCACCATATCCATCATCACGTTTTGCCTGGAAACCTTACCCGAGTTCCGGGATGAAAGAGAACTCATGGCCTCCCTCCGACCGGACAACGGCACGGCGCACCGGCCATCGCTTACCTTCAGCGACCCGTTCTTCATCATAGAAACCACCTGTGTGATATGGTTCACTTTCGAGCTCATAGTGCGATTCTTTGCTTGCCCTAGTAAGTCAGAGTTTTCCAAAACCATCATGAACATCATAGACATCATGTCAATCATGCCTTACTTTATTACAGTGGGCACTGAGCTGGCGGAGCAGGCTCAGGGACCGAACCACGAGCCGCAGACGCAGGGCCAGGGCATGTCGCTGGCCATTCTCAGAGTCATTCGCTTGGTTCGAGTGTTTCGAATTTTCAAGCTCTCCAGACATTCGAAAGGTCTCCAGATTCTCGGGCAGACACTGAAAGCCAGTATGAGAGAACTTGGACTCTTAattttctttctcttcatcGGAGTCATCCTGTTTTCAAGTGCTGTTTTCTTCGCAGAGGCGGACGAGCCGGAATCACATTTCTCTAGCATCCCCGATGCCTTCTGGTGGGCTgtagtcaccatgacaactgtTGGATATGGAGACATGAGACCAGTGACAGTGGGGGGAAAAATTGTCGGCTCGCTCTGTGCCATTGCTGGAGTGTTGACCATCGCTTTGCCGGTGCCCGTCATCGTATCCAACTTCAATTACTTTTATCACAGAGAAACGGACCAGGATCAGTCGTCTCTGAAAGATGAGCCAAACAGTGGTCATGACAGTCCGGAACTAAAGCGGCGGGGCAGTAAATCATCCGCCAAGTCCACGGGAGACGCAGAGAACAACGACGGCTCGACAGTCGAGAAAGCAAATATTAAAGCCAACAGCAGCATGGACATCAAACGATCCCTTTATGCGTTCTGTTTGGACACAAGGGAAACGGACCTGTAG